atataaatgaaaaaaataatatttaaaaaaaagttcttatataaatcttcaaaacaaatttcattgaattaaaacttttatatagattgaagtaaataaataaatgtaatattttattaattatattatattaatgattattatatattttcttaatagtatgttttaaattttataattttataatgtgTTAATAGGTAATGTAACATTAACCCGCTGCATCATCTCATAATCAATCAGTCATAAATATCTCACTAATAATTATGTTTCTAACCGTTATACCATTCGTACAAATCGCTTAACGATAGAAACTATAACTACCCATATCCGTAAATTCCGCAACAATTTCCGTAACCCACACGTAACTGATGCGTTTCAAGTTTCAACCATTCATGCCTTAAATCCATGAGAAACATGTGGGTTAATCCATTTTGGTTCCGAAATAGCGACTGCGTCTTTACAAGATAAAACTACTATTTTACCCTCATTTCATAAAGACTATAAAGAAATCCTAATTATTCAACCCCAAATCACCTGGCTTTAGATCTACTATACAAAATGGAAGAAAGTAAAAGAAACCTACTAAATGAAGAAGCCAAAGCTTCTCTAGACATATGGAGATATGCCTTGGGAATTGCAGATATAGCAGCTGCAAAGTGTGCCATCGATCTTAAGATACCAGAAGCCATTGAAACCCATCCTTCCTCACAGCCCGTGACACTAGCGGAGCTCTCCTCCACAATATCTGCATCTCCGTCACATCTCCGCCGTATAATGAGGTTTCTTGTGCACCTAGGAGTCTTTAAAGAAGTCCCCACAGAAGATGGTCTAACCACAGGCTACACTAACACGCCGCTCTCTCGCCGTATGCTGATCACAAAACGTGACGGCAAGTCTATGGCTCCTTTGATTCTATTCGAAACAAATCACGAGATGCTAGCTCCGTGGTTAAGCCTGAGCTCAGTTGTCTCTTCTCCGGTCAATGGTTCACATCCGCCACCGTTTGATGCGGTGCACGGTAAGGATGTGTGGGCTCTAACAAAGGATAATCCGTGCTTCGGAGAGATGATCAATGAGGCCATGGCTTGTGACGCAAGGCGCGTGGTGCCACGTTTAGCCGGCGCTTGTCACGACTTGTTTGACGGCGTGGCTACGGTGGTGGACGTAGGAGGCGGTACCGGAGAGGCGATGGGAATCTTGGTTAAAGAGTTTCCTTGGATCAAAGGATTTAACTTTGATCTTCCTCATGTTATCGAAGTTGCTCAAGTCTTGGATGGTGTTGAAAATGTTGGAGGCGATATGTTTGATTCTATTCCAAAATGTGACGCCGTCTTCATCAAGGTTCAGATCATTCACATACTCTACTCTGTTGAATAACTATTAGTCTATTACTATCAAGTGTTTTTTTCTCTCACAGCTTTGAATTAGTgttcaaaatctaatttacacataacaaaaaaaaataagtaaaacgaataaatataaactaaaatctttttttaaGCATCCAATTTTTCGAAATATCATCATTCTTTCCACTTAGCAATAAACCTTGTACTAATTAAGCTTTATGTAAGTTATAATTTTTCACTTCGTATAACCTTTGCGTTTACATTCTATTGTTTTGATTCTAGTTGTATTGTTTGTTTGCTTTAAAATGACTAAATAAAGTAAAGATAATGATGATAAAACagtcatttttttttagttcaaaaaaaaatgactgTTTTATCATCATTATCTTTACTTTATTTAGATACATATATCCAATTTTGTGTGTGCTTGACAGCATAAAAACAGATGATATATTAACTTTACTTTTATCAACGAAAGAGActtctttggttttgttttttttttaacaccagACTTTTTGTTAAATGTTTAAAGAGAATTAAAACGCATGCATGAGAAAAGTATTTACAAGAGTAAAGTTGCAAAATGCTAGGtggcacaatttttaaaaatttaaaactataaatttctacaaataatttttatatttattataatattatgatttttgatatttctataattatataaaatgtaaatattgttaatttattatttaatcacTGTGTtgggtagttaaccagtcaaaagtatcccgcaaacgcaccaatttctaaccgcagaaccattcgtacaaatctcttaaaaccgcaaGAAACCACAACCACATGCATCCGCAAACTCCTGCAACCGTAACTGTTGCGTTTGAATCagtgcgtttgaaccagtcaggccctgaATCAATTGATGGCGATTACTATCCAGTGCCAAATAACTATAACAATGACTAAAAATCGTAATTTAAAAGTTTGGTTTCTGCATATAATTTAAATAGATAACATGATATCGTATATTCTTATCTCTATATATTATAGTGTGtacagtgacaaaaaaaaatatctttccGAAACTATATCCTTTatcaaagatatatatatatatatacatcttgATAAATATTGGGCTGTAGAATATACAtcttgataaatattttgacaGAAATTTCTTTCCGGAACTATGctctttatcaaaaaaaaacctTCCTTTCTGAAttatatcttcttttttcttttgtggacgccgaaatcatatttttaaccactgattaaaatgaccaaaataatttattttaaaattaaaatttttattttgtcacaaatataacctttaaaaaaatgaccaaaataatttctttcaatattaaaatttttaatatttattttttaaaatttaaaactttatctCCAAAAGTCCACCCCTTAgctataaactctaaatctagattaattaaccctaaattaaaaatatattttattgtttaataaaatttattttgattattttcttcgtaactatttttgtgaaaataaaataaaacggggttttcttaaaattatattttacgttttatatatatatatatatatatatatatatatatatatatttttttgttaatataaatACTACAAAGCTTCGTCAATATTTCAAAGCATGATATTAGTTTGTGTATCAAATACGTGGTCTAAATTCTAATTTAAGTAATATTTGGAAAATGATGATAGTGGGTGTTACACGATTGGGGAGACGAAGATTGCATTAAAATATTGAAGAATTGCAAAGAATCAAATATtggaaaagtgtttatagtgGAATCTATAATCAGAGACAAGAAAAAGACGATGATGGTGGAAGAAAGAGATAAAAAGTTAAGAGTATGTCAGATTGATGCTTGATATAGCGATGATGGCTCACACAACCACAGGCAAAGAACGAACTCTGAAAGAGTGGGACTTTGTTCTTAACGAAGCTGGTTTTGCTAGATATGAAGTTAGGGACATTGATAATGTTCACTGTGTTATCATCGCGTATCCTTAGATGAAGGATATGAAAGGGGGTAAACCTAAGCTGAGGAAGAGCTAAacctaaatatatttaattatgatTATCGTTATGTGAGAGTAAGTGTGAGGAGTTATAGTTAAGTTTGAGTGATTGTGTTGTCAGAATAATCAAGGCTTGTTTGAAAACCAGCCATGTTGAGTTTATTGTGTCTTCTCTTTGTATTTTCACATGCTTTTAGTAATCTTGTTGCTTCATTCGGACTTGCACAGTTGCACTTGTAATTtgcttttaattgtttttttttctcaagccTTATCTCCCCTTGcctatgtatttccatttagaTTTTCTTTATGTTAGCTTTGTGTTGGTCCAAACCTAACTATTTATAGGTGGGGAGAGAGACCTAGCTTACTCATCAAATTTTGATTACTTCCTCACCAATACTTTCTTACTTCCTTGGCAAGTTTCATCGTCTAATCTCAACCATCCATCAAGGTTGAGTAATGACAAGTGTTTTAGATTTCTAGAACATTTTTCTTTGATGCATTGAACTTAATTCAAATGCCTTCTTACATTGACACATGTTTTCATGAGTCACAATATGAGAAGCCTTCTAGAACATGAATCACTTGTCCATTAGTTAagtcatctatactattaaagcagaatctcTCATAGGATCATGCCCTTAGTTGTTTGAATTATTTACAATGACATGCCACTCATTAATGTTATCAtttccttatttaaaaaaaacactcagaATAAATACACTCCTATGATTATGACAATCTTTTATATTCTTCGATCAATTGTTTAATTCTTGAAAATAGTTTTAGGCAACAATCTTATATCATTTAGTGTAATCGATTGTGCACAAACATATATTTCATATGATTTTCCAAATTATGGTTTCAAGATTTTTTACATTTCAAGAAATAGATCCAGAAATATTCAAaccaacaaataaaatatttattttaaattcaatAAATCTATCATAGCTTAGATATGATTTGAGTCCAATacgctgaattttttttttcatattaaacGTTTTAGTATATGGGTTTTGAATTcgatttaaatttttcaaaaaagtaataattattttcacaaaattaacattttttggatattgatcatcaaaaacatattatatatatttaaaatattatataaaacaaatattttaaaatagacaaTTCTGCGCTTTTAAAACgcgagtcaaaatctagttaggaAGTTAAACTTCTTTAGTTTCCATTTTATTGGTTACCAAGTGCCATTATGTTTAACAATTTCAATAAGAAATAGATTATCATAAGACCGcattatgtgaaagaaatattAGAGGAAGCTCTGTTCATTTTTGTATCCAAGCGCGACGTCCAgatgcaaatattcaaatgctGTTCATTTAGATAATATTACATCAATATTTAGACGATGTGTCTAAATGTAAACTCTATAATATCTAGATATTTAATATGGAAGAGCATATAAAATTTGGTTACAACAATTAATACCAAAATGATGATGTAGATCATTTATATACACCATAGATAAATGATTATACTATctatcttctatatatatatatatatagtagacttttatttcatctcaagtatctatctcatcaatagatgTACCAAAAGTTGATACCTTGtcacaaattttttaaagttactaaatttatttcatatttttcattttcttaatatttggatcaaatttattaacaaaacatttataacccataaattatatataaatcatttataaagatTAACAGTTCATAGATTTTTTTCCTAGTTACATGTTGTTTTCGTGATGACATCATCTAGAAATAAACTatatcattaatatttaaatctaaatttatctgcatataaatatatttaaaatgaatatgAGATATCATTTGTTTATTTTCGTGATGGTTAATTTTTATGTGTATATTACATAATTtaagatttaattattttcaaatgtaattataaatatgttaaaattaatAGGAGatgtatttatcattttaacATGTTATATAcgtaaattaaaagaaataaaaaagtgGTTTGTAAATTTGATatcgtaaaataaaaaatcatgtttccgtattttaattttaaaattaaaaaaaaaagtgattacactaatgtattttatattttatattttatattttcaaactttttaatatttaaatgggATAACCGGGGCTTCGAGCTCTAGTGGTAAAAGGCTTACAGCTGTGAGTACCgccacctgggttcgaatcccggccactggagaattaacatttcggcatcgccAGGGACAGAGGATCGACACGTAgcaacacgtgactagtctggatcacTTCTGTGAGGTCAGGATACttctgtataattcaaaaaaaatatttaaatgggaTATTCGGTTAATGAATGTTACATATGAAAGATTGATCAATCTTCTAAAGCCCAAAATGGGCAAAGCCCGAAATAAAACACAAAAGGCCAAGACAAACGGGCACTCTCTCTCGCTCTTTTCATTTTTCTGTATGTAAATTTGCATTAATgtgaataaaattttgtttctttgataAACGGATCAATTCTTGTTCTTGCTTAGAATCGTGGGTCTGCTttagttattataatatatgattatatgatCGACCATGAAAACTGATGGATACTGTTTTATTGTCTTATACTCTGTTCATTTGCTTAGGAACTTTGTGACAGAAGAACACAATCAATgaaaacgaaattttatatttaaaaaatattatccagAAAGTGAACCTAAAAACAAGCCGGTCAAAGTAATCTACCTTTTAACTCTGGTCTTAGTCAATAAATGAGTGCTTCTTCGTTGAAATTTAGACACTTGGAAAATTTGTACTTACATAATATTGTGTGGTCGGAGGAAGAAACCAAAACGAAAAGTCATGTTTGTATCTTTCTACCATGAGTCTTGTGGGGATCAAACTCACCATTAGTCTGAAGAAATTTCTTTCTGGATATATATTTGGTGAAACTCTCTAACTTTTAACTCACTTTAGTCTCTCTTTACCTTTTCTTACATATAAAGCAGGGTTGGTGAAATCTGAAAGGAATCCTATTTCGTTGGAGTTTGTTGCATATTGTAAGTCCAGTGTCTAATCTTTATGACCTATTTGCTGAAACTATTGAGTATAGCTTTGACCTTTTATACATATCCCTCGATGTGATATGTTCATTCATATGAAACCACAAAGTTGAAGCTCTTGTGTTGCTTGTCTGTGTCTTATGAGGTTTTCTTGATTACAGTTTCTTGCATCTAAAGCTATGAATTTCAATCAAAAAGCTCATCCGGATTGCGTATATTCAGACAATCCTTTCCATGAATGTGCTTCAGCTTGTTTAGAGAAAATTGCTCAAGGCCATGTCAAGAAGAAGACTAAGAAGCAAGGTaggtcattttctttctttttttgatgatcattgttttttctattgtaaattatttttcaagtaaaagtttatgtaattaaaattattGCAGGTTTAAAGACTCTTAGTTTCTCAGGGAGTTTTGGTAGGAAAAAGAAGGAATCATATCCACAACCACTTTCACCGTTATCTGCAAGGCCATATCAAAACGGTGGAGGCAGTTTTGGAAACGCTAATTTTCCCAAGGTTCACCATGCAGTTGCTGCACCTGTAGCTGTGAAGAACAAGACAGTTTCTGATACGAATAAGTCTttctcctcttcatcatctgaTGATTTCTTTAAGCATAAACCGGAGAAAAAACTCTCTCAAATCATTCCTCTTTCCCCCAAAAAAATGGTATTTTTATCTCTTAGTCTTGTCCATCATTCAAACTATTCGTCTATATTAGATGTTTCTCAATGTTTGTAGCATCCTTTGAAGGTTGATACAGGCAAACCGGTATCACCTAAACCGGGAAAACAAGAAGGGGAGATTGAAGCAGGCGTTGAAACTACATTATTTAATTTCCTAAATTCTCCAATACCGCATGGAAAAGAGagcagtgatgatgatgaagaagaagaaagcaacaATGAGATTGGAGTAGAGCTCGATCTTGAGTCAGTAATGTCTGACACTATTGTCTCTGTCGGGAAATACAGAGTGAGATCGGGTTTGGCAGCAATCCTGAAAGCTATCATCGAGAAACACGGAGACATTGCTCAAAACTGTAAGCTGGAGTCGGGGTCAATGCGGTCTCGTTACCTCGAGTGTTTATGTTCGTTGATGCAGGAACTGAAGTCAACCCCGGTCGGGAAGTTGACCAAAGTCAAAGTCAAAGAGATGTTGGCAGTTCTCAGAGACTTGGAGTCAGTGAACATCGAAGTGGCTTGGCTGCGTTTGGTTCTTGAGGAGTTTGCGCGGTCTCAAGAAGATGTAGAGAGTGAAAAAGAGAGGCAAGAGAGTTTACTGAAGGCTAAGAGAGAAGAGCTTGAAGCTcaagaagctgatttggttcGGATGGAGGAGGAAGTGGCCGAGGCGAGGTTGCGGATTGAGGAGACACGGGACCTGGTGGTCGAGATGGAGAGTGAATGGGTGAGGATGGAGAAAATGGGATTCAAGATTGAGAAATTTAAAGGGAAAACGTTTATAGATGAGCTTCTGTGAGATTGTATTTGTGTGATTGTGATTTTGTTAAGGGTTTAATAGTAAGTTGTAGCACAAAATCTAAAGACTCTAAAATGAGTTTTCGGTTTTCTAGAAGTATATGGGAAAAaatggttttattttatatcactAAGGTGAATGTTTATTTATTAGTAACTTGTAATGGTGTTGATGTATTTTGTTGTTGCTAATAAATATGTTTGGCTTTGTGATGCAAAtgttcttttacttttttagtTTCTTTCGTTTTCTCTAATGGAATGATTATAAGAATACATGTTGTCTTGAGTTTAGTTAGATAACGAAAGCTATGTTCCTGAATCTGCTAGTGGCTTATGCACAGAATGTTTTAGACTTTGTTAATTCACTTGGTCAAAACTACTTGTA
The window above is part of the Brassica napus cultivar Da-Ae chromosome C3, Da-Ae, whole genome shotgun sequence genome. Proteins encoded here:
- the BNACNNG61640D gene encoding uncharacterized protein BNACNNG61640D isoform X2, translated to MNFNQKAHPDCVYSDNPFHECASACLEKIAQGHVKKKTKKQGLKTLSFSGSFGRKKKESYPQPLSPLSARPYQNGGGSFGNANFPKVHHAVAAPVAVKNKTVSDTNKSFSSSSSDDFFKHKPEKKLSQIIPLSPKKMVDTGKPVSPKPGKQEGEIEAGVETTLFNFLNSPIPHGKESSDDDEEEESNNEIGVELDLESVMSDTIVSVGKYRVRSGLAAILKAIIEKHGDIAQNCKLESGSMRSRYLECLCSLMQELKSTPVGKLTKVKVKEMLAVLRDLESVNIEVAWLRLVLEEFARSQEDVESEKERQESLLKAKREELEAQEADLVRMEEEVAEARLRIEETRDLVVEMESEWVRMEKMGFKIEKFKGKTFIDELL
- the BNACNNG61640D gene encoding uncharacterized protein BNACNNG61640D isoform X1, translating into MNFNQKAHPDCVYSDNPFHECASACLEKIAQGHVKKKTKKQGLKTLSFSGSFGRKKKESYPQPLSPLSARPYQNGGGSFGNANFPKVHHAVAAPVAVKNKTVSDTNKSFSSSSSDDFFKHKPEKKLSQIIPLSPKKMHPLKVDTGKPVSPKPGKQEGEIEAGVETTLFNFLNSPIPHGKESSDDDEEEESNNEIGVELDLESVMSDTIVSVGKYRVRSGLAAILKAIIEKHGDIAQNCKLESGSMRSRYLECLCSLMQELKSTPVGKLTKVKVKEMLAVLRDLESVNIEVAWLRLVLEEFARSQEDVESEKERQESLLKAKREELEAQEADLVRMEEEVAEARLRIEETRDLVVEMESEWVRMEKMGFKIEKFKGKTFIDELL